One Candidatus Bathyarchaeota archaeon genomic region harbors:
- a CDS encoding HEPN domain-containing protein: MRKEEIEKLLKRSGEFMNAAEFHYSRGCFDLAAFNLEQASQLFLKARLLEEGIDFPKIYTLRRFFLLLGETLGRSEEFRLFAAENSLEFASLEDAYVTARYFPREFEREEVDRLKKFVKEVMELAGGASAQGGQEKEGNF, from the coding sequence ATGAGAAAAGAGGAAATAGAAAAGTTGCTGAAGAGATCTGGGGAGTTCATGAACGCCGCCGAATTCCACTATTCCAGGGGGTGCTTCGACTTGGCAGCTTTTAACTTGGAACAGGCTTCGCAGTTGTTTTTGAAAGCCAGATTGCTCGAGGAGGGGATCGACTTCCCGAAAATCTATACTCTGAGGAGGTTCTTCCTTTTACTCGGGGAAACCTTGGGGAGATCGGAGGAATTTAGGCTGTTCGCAGCTGAAAATTCCCTGGAGTTCGCCAGTCTGGAGGATGCTTACGTTACGGCTAGATATTTTCCGCGTGAGTTTGAGAGGGAGGAGGTGGATAGATTGAAAAAGTTCGTGAAGGAGGTGATGGAGCTTGCTGGAGGAGCTTCTGCTCAGGGAGGCCAGGAGAAGGAGGGAA
- a CDS encoding acylphosphatase yields MRRRTHIYISGQVQGVFFRYETRRVAKELGVSGWVRNLPDGRVEVVAEGEEESIEKLIQFCRRGPPAAKVTNVEVKYEEPKGENRNFIIIY; encoded by the coding sequence ATGCGCCGGAGAACCCACATCTATATATCCGGGCAAGTGCAGGGGGTTTTCTTCAGATATGAAACCCGCCGGGTAGCGAAGGAGCTAGGGGTATCGGGGTGGGTGAGGAACCTGCCAGATGGACGTGTGGAAGTCGTCGCAGAGGGTGAAGAAGAGTCTATTGAGAAGCTAATTCAATTCTGTCGTAGGGGTCCGCCCGCGGCGAAGGTGACTAACGTAGAGGTGAAATATGAGGAGCCTAAGGGGGAGAACCGTAACTTCATAATCATATATTAA